The Etheostoma spectabile isolate EspeVRDwgs_2016 chromosome 24, UIUC_Espe_1.0, whole genome shotgun sequence genome contains a region encoding:
- the atp11a gene encoding probable phospholipid-transporting ATPase IH isoform X4 has product MGVDFSTLRTLISRYCVGEENWVDSRTIFIGHKEPPPGTEAFIQQRFPDNRIVSSKYTFLNFVPKNMFEQFRRVANFYFLIIFLVQLIIDTPTSPITSGLPLFFVITVTAIKQGYEDWLRHKADNAINQCPVHVVENGKVVGKQSRKLRVGDVIFMKENETFPCDLILLSTSRDDGTCYVTTASLDGESSHKTYYAVQDTKAYNTEEEVDTIHATIECEQPQPDLYKFVGRINIYMDNEPVARPLGAENLLLRGATLKNTAHIYAVAIYTGMETKMALNYQSKTQKRSAVEKSMNAYLVVYLCILIGKALINTGLKYAWQADPNRDEPWYNDRTEAERGRHIVIRAFTDFLAFMVLFNYIIPVSMYVTVEMQKFLGSYFIMWDDEMFDKELGERAVVNTSDLNEELGQVEYVFTDKTGTLTENNMEFIECCVDGHVYVPHAICNGQVMPGATGMDMIDTSPGPGAREHEELFFRALCLCHTVQVKEEETVDGIKHGIHQGKSTSFYISSSPDEVALVEGMKRLGFTYLRLKDSHMEILNREDEIERFELLEVLTFDSVRRRMSVIVRSSSGELYLFCKGADSAIFPRVISGKVDQVRARVEHNAVEGLRTLCVAYRPLSPEQYQEVCHLLNGAKLALQDRDKRLAEAYDIIEKDLILLGATAVEDRLQEKAADTIESLHKAGMKVWVLTGDKMETAAATCYASKLFRRNTQILELTTKRTEEQSLHDVLFDLSRTVLRQPDAMTDTFSSLSGDCTDYGLIIDGATLSAVMRPTQEDSISGNYKEIFLEICRNCSAVLCCRMAPLQKAQIVKLIKASKEHPITLAIGDGANDVSMILEAHVGIGIMGKEGRQAVRNSDYAIPKFKHLKKMLLVHGHYYYIRISELVQYFFYKNVCFIFPQFLYQFFCGFSQQPLYDTAYLTLYNISFTSLPILLYSLIEQHINMDILKKDPSLYRDIAKNSLLRWPIFLYWTILGVYDAIVMFFGAYFLFDNTTFTSNGQLMTTNTQMMFGNWTFGTLVFTVLVFTVTFKLVLDTHYWTWINHFVIWGSLIFFVVFSLLWGGIIWPFLNYQRMYYVFMQMLSSGPAWLSIILLITASLLPDVVKKVIWRALWPTTTERIQRLRDNRGSEKALTYHSSDSLLDGVAVTET; this is encoded by the exons TTTGTTATCACAGTCACAGCCATTAAACAG GGTTATGAGGACTGGTTGAGACACAAAGCAGACAACGCAATCAACCAGTGTCCCGTCCACGTGGTGGAGAACGGGAAAGTGGTCGGCAAACAAAGTCGCAAGCTCAGG GTTGGAGACGTCATCTTCATGAAAGAAAATGAGACTTTTCCCTGCGACCTCATCCTTCTTTCCACGTCTCGAGATGATGGGACCTGCTATGTTACTACAGCCAGTCTTGACGGAGAGAGCAGCCACAAG ACATACTATGCAGTTCAGGACACCAAAGCTTACAACACCGAGGAGGAGGTAGACACCATCCACGCTACTATAGAATGTGAACAACCACAGCCGGACCTATACAA ATTCGTTGGCCGTATCAACATCTACATGGACAATGAGCCAGTGGCCAG GCCATTAGGAGCAGAGAACCTGCTGCTTCGAGGAGCCACACTCAAGAACACTGCACACATATATG CGGTTGCCATCTACACTGGCATGGAAACCAAGATGGCTCTCAACTACCAGTCCAAGACTCAGAAACGGTCCGCAGTGGAAAA GTCAATGAATGCCTACCTGGTGGTCTACCTGTGCATTCTCATCGGCAAGGCCCTCATCAACACGGGGCTGAAATATGCGTGGCAGGCCGACCCCAACAGAGACGAGCCCTGGTACAACGACAGAacagaagcagagagagggagacacatT gtGATCAGGGCATTCACAGACTTCTTGGCCTTCATGGTTCTTTTCAACTATATCATCCCAGTCTCCATGTACGTCACTGTGGAAATGCAGAAGTTCCTGGGCTCCTATTTCATCATGTGGGATGATGAAATGTTTGACAAGGAGTTAGGAGAGAGAGCCGTGGTCAACACGTCGGACCTGAACGAGGAGCTGGGACAG GTGGAGTATGTGTTTACAGACAAGACAGGGACTCTGACAGAGAACAACATGGAGTTCATTGAGTGCTGTGTGGACGGACACGTTTATGTACCTCATGCTATCTGTAACGGACAG GTGATGCCTGGTGCAACAGGTATGGACATGATCGACACATCGCCAGGTCCTGGGGCCAGG GAGCACGAGGAGCTGTTTTTCCGGGCATTATGTTTGTGCCACACGGTGcaggtgaaggaggaggagacagTGGATGGGATCAAGCATGGCATCCACCAGGGCAAGTCCACTTCCTTCTACATCTCCTCATCTCCAGACGAGGTGGCGCTGGTGGAGGGCATGAAAag GCTCGGTTTCACCTATCTGAGACTCAAGGACAGTCACATGGAGATCTTAAACAGGGAGGATGAGATTGAGAG GTTTGAGCTGTTGGAGGTGTTGACATTCGACTCAGTCAGACGGAGGATGAGCGTCATTGTCAGGTCCAGCTCTG GTGAGCTCTATCTGTTCTGTAAAGGCGCAGACTCTGCCATCTTCCCCAGGGTTATATCAGGCAAAGTGGATCAGGTTAGAGCTCGGGTGGAGCACAATGCAGTG GAGGGTCTGAGGACACTTTGTGTTGCCTATCGGCCTCTGAGTCCCGAACAGTACCAGGAGGTTTGCCATTTGCTAAACGGGGCCAAGTTGGCACTACAGGACAGAGACAAACGACTAGCCGAGGCCTACGACATCATTGAGAAAGACCTGATACTGTTGGGAGCCACTGCTGTGGAGGACAG GCTCCAGGAAAAAGCGGCAGACACCATTGAGTCTCTCCACAAGGCAGGAATGAAGGTGTGGGTGCTGACCGGTGATAAGATGGAGACGGCGGCTGCCACCTGCTATGCCAGCAAGCTGTTTCGCCGCAACACCCAGATCTTGGAGCTAACCACCAAACGTACTGAAGAGCAGAGCCTTCACGATGTCCTGTTTGACCTGAGCAGGACCGTCCTGAGGCAACCGGACGCCATGACGGACACTTTC TCCAGTTTATCAGGTGACTGTACTGACTATGGTCTGATCATTGATGGAGCCACTCTTTCTGCGGTGATGAGGCCCACCCAGGAGGACTCAATTTCAGGGAACTACAAAGAGATCTTCCTAGAAATCTGCCGCAACTGCAGTGCCGTGCTCTGCTGTCGAATGGCACCGCTCCAGAAAGCACAG ATTGTGAAGCTGATTAAAGCCTCCAAGGAGCACCCGATCACGCTGGCCATTGGAGACGGAGCTAACGATGTCAGCATGATCCTAGAGGCCCATGTTGGCATTG GTATCATGGGTAAGGAGGGTCGTCAGGCAGTGAGGAACAGTGACTACGCCATCCCAAAGTTCAAACATCTCAAGAAAATGCTGCTTGTCCACGGACACTATTACTACATACGCATCTCTGAACTTGTGCAATACTTCTTCTACAAG aatgTCTGTTTCATCTTCCCTCAGTTCCTCTACCAGTTCTTCTGTGGCTTCTCAcaacag CCACTCTATGATACAGCCTACTTGACTCTGTACAACATCAGCTTCACTTCGCTGCCCATTCTGCTCTACAGTCTCATAGAGCAGCACATTAACATGGACATCTTGAAAAAGGACCCATCTCTCTATAG AGATATTGCTAAGAACTCTTTGCTGCGGTGGCCCATCTTCTTATATTGGACCATCCTGGGTGTGTATGATGCCATTGTGATGTTCTTTGGTGCCTACTTCCTGTTTGACAACACCACCTTCACCAGCAATGGACAG cTAATGACAACCAACACACAGATG ATGTTTGGAAACTGGACATTTGGGACGCTGGTCTTCACTGTGCTAGTCTTCACTGTTACATTCAAG TTGGTTCTAGATACTCATTACTGGACTTGGATCAACCATTTTGTCATCTGGGGCTCACTGATATTCTTTGTGGTATTCTCTCTGCTGTGGGGAGGAATTATCTG GCCTTTCCTCAACTACCAGAGGATGTACTATGTGTTCATGCAGATGTTGTCCAGTGGTCCGGCCTGGCTCAGCATAATCCTTCTTATAACAGCCAGTCTGCTGCCAGATGTGGTGAAGAAGGTAATCTGGAGAGCGCTGTGGCCCACCACAACTGAACGCATACAG CGTTTGAGGGATAATAGAGGGTCTGAGAAGGCCCTGACCTACCACAGTTCTGACTCCTTACTAGATGGAGTAGCTGTCACAGAAACCTAG
- the atp11a gene encoding probable phospholipid-transporting ATPase IH isoform X5, giving the protein MGVDFSTLRTLISRYCVGEENWVDSRTIFIGHKEPPPGTEAFIQQRFPDNRIVSSKYTFLNFVPKNMFEQFRRVANFYFLIIFLVQLIIDTPTSPITSGLPLFFVITVTAIKQGYEDWLRHKADNAINQCPVHVVENGKVVGKQSRKLRVGDVIFMKENETFPCDLILLSTSRDDGTCYVTTASLDGESSHKTYYAVQDTKAYNTEEEVDTIHATIECEQPQPDLYKFVGRINIYMDNEPVARPLGAENLLLRGATLKNTAHIYAVAIYTGMETKMALNYQSKTQKRSAVEKSMNAYLVVYLCILIGKALINTGLKYAWQADPNRDEPWYNDRTEAERGRHIVIRAFTDFLAFMVLFNYIIPVSMYVTVEMQKFLGSYFIMWDDEMFDKELGERAVVNTSDLNEELGQVEYVFTDKTGTLTENNMEFIECCVDGHVYVPHAICNGQVMPGATGMDMIDTSPGPGAREHEELFFRALCLCHTVQVKEEETVDGIKHGIHQGKSTSFYISSSPDEVALVEGMKRLGFTYLRLKDSHMEILNREDEIERFELLEVLTFDSVRRRMSVIVRSSSGELYLFCKGADSAIFPRVISGKVDQVRARVEHNAVEGLRTLCVAYRPLSPEQYQEVCHLLNGAKLALQDRDKRLAEAYDIIEKDLILLGATAVEDRLQEKAADTIESLHKAGMKVWVLTGDKMETAAATCYASKLFRRNTQILELTTKRTEEQSLHDVLFDLSRTVLRQPDAMTDTFSSLSGDCTDYGLIIDGATLSAVMRPTQEDSISGNYKEIFLEICRNCSAVLCCRMAPLQKAQIVKLIKASKEHPITLAIGDGANDVSMILEAHVGIGIMGKEGRQAVRNSDYAIPKFKHLKKMLLVHGHYYYIRISELVQYFFYKNVCFIFPQFLYQFFCGFSQQPLYDTAYLTLYNISFTSLPILLYSLIEQHINMDILKKDPSLYRDIAKNSLLRWPIFLYWTILGVYDAIVMFFGAYFLFDNTTFTSNGQLMTTNTQMMFGNWTFGTLVFTVLVFTVTFKLVLDTHYWTWINHFVIWGSLIFFVVFSLLWGGIIWPFLNYQRMYYVFMQMLSSGPAWLSIILLITASLLPDVVKKVIWRALWPTTTERIQNKRRCLASEPSTIFMLSQTSSRISF; this is encoded by the exons TTTGTTATCACAGTCACAGCCATTAAACAG GGTTATGAGGACTGGTTGAGACACAAAGCAGACAACGCAATCAACCAGTGTCCCGTCCACGTGGTGGAGAACGGGAAAGTGGTCGGCAAACAAAGTCGCAAGCTCAGG GTTGGAGACGTCATCTTCATGAAAGAAAATGAGACTTTTCCCTGCGACCTCATCCTTCTTTCCACGTCTCGAGATGATGGGACCTGCTATGTTACTACAGCCAGTCTTGACGGAGAGAGCAGCCACAAG ACATACTATGCAGTTCAGGACACCAAAGCTTACAACACCGAGGAGGAGGTAGACACCATCCACGCTACTATAGAATGTGAACAACCACAGCCGGACCTATACAA ATTCGTTGGCCGTATCAACATCTACATGGACAATGAGCCAGTGGCCAG GCCATTAGGAGCAGAGAACCTGCTGCTTCGAGGAGCCACACTCAAGAACACTGCACACATATATG CGGTTGCCATCTACACTGGCATGGAAACCAAGATGGCTCTCAACTACCAGTCCAAGACTCAGAAACGGTCCGCAGTGGAAAA GTCAATGAATGCCTACCTGGTGGTCTACCTGTGCATTCTCATCGGCAAGGCCCTCATCAACACGGGGCTGAAATATGCGTGGCAGGCCGACCCCAACAGAGACGAGCCCTGGTACAACGACAGAacagaagcagagagagggagacacatT gtGATCAGGGCATTCACAGACTTCTTGGCCTTCATGGTTCTTTTCAACTATATCATCCCAGTCTCCATGTACGTCACTGTGGAAATGCAGAAGTTCCTGGGCTCCTATTTCATCATGTGGGATGATGAAATGTTTGACAAGGAGTTAGGAGAGAGAGCCGTGGTCAACACGTCGGACCTGAACGAGGAGCTGGGACAG GTGGAGTATGTGTTTACAGACAAGACAGGGACTCTGACAGAGAACAACATGGAGTTCATTGAGTGCTGTGTGGACGGACACGTTTATGTACCTCATGCTATCTGTAACGGACAG GTGATGCCTGGTGCAACAGGTATGGACATGATCGACACATCGCCAGGTCCTGGGGCCAGG GAGCACGAGGAGCTGTTTTTCCGGGCATTATGTTTGTGCCACACGGTGcaggtgaaggaggaggagacagTGGATGGGATCAAGCATGGCATCCACCAGGGCAAGTCCACTTCCTTCTACATCTCCTCATCTCCAGACGAGGTGGCGCTGGTGGAGGGCATGAAAag GCTCGGTTTCACCTATCTGAGACTCAAGGACAGTCACATGGAGATCTTAAACAGGGAGGATGAGATTGAGAG GTTTGAGCTGTTGGAGGTGTTGACATTCGACTCAGTCAGACGGAGGATGAGCGTCATTGTCAGGTCCAGCTCTG GTGAGCTCTATCTGTTCTGTAAAGGCGCAGACTCTGCCATCTTCCCCAGGGTTATATCAGGCAAAGTGGATCAGGTTAGAGCTCGGGTGGAGCACAATGCAGTG GAGGGTCTGAGGACACTTTGTGTTGCCTATCGGCCTCTGAGTCCCGAACAGTACCAGGAGGTTTGCCATTTGCTAAACGGGGCCAAGTTGGCACTACAGGACAGAGACAAACGACTAGCCGAGGCCTACGACATCATTGAGAAAGACCTGATACTGTTGGGAGCCACTGCTGTGGAGGACAG GCTCCAGGAAAAAGCGGCAGACACCATTGAGTCTCTCCACAAGGCAGGAATGAAGGTGTGGGTGCTGACCGGTGATAAGATGGAGACGGCGGCTGCCACCTGCTATGCCAGCAAGCTGTTTCGCCGCAACACCCAGATCTTGGAGCTAACCACCAAACGTACTGAAGAGCAGAGCCTTCACGATGTCCTGTTTGACCTGAGCAGGACCGTCCTGAGGCAACCGGACGCCATGACGGACACTTTC TCCAGTTTATCAGGTGACTGTACTGACTATGGTCTGATCATTGATGGAGCCACTCTTTCTGCGGTGATGAGGCCCACCCAGGAGGACTCAATTTCAGGGAACTACAAAGAGATCTTCCTAGAAATCTGCCGCAACTGCAGTGCCGTGCTCTGCTGTCGAATGGCACCGCTCCAGAAAGCACAG ATTGTGAAGCTGATTAAAGCCTCCAAGGAGCACCCGATCACGCTGGCCATTGGAGACGGAGCTAACGATGTCAGCATGATCCTAGAGGCCCATGTTGGCATTG GTATCATGGGTAAGGAGGGTCGTCAGGCAGTGAGGAACAGTGACTACGCCATCCCAAAGTTCAAACATCTCAAGAAAATGCTGCTTGTCCACGGACACTATTACTACATACGCATCTCTGAACTTGTGCAATACTTCTTCTACAAG aatgTCTGTTTCATCTTCCCTCAGTTCCTCTACCAGTTCTTCTGTGGCTTCTCAcaacag CCACTCTATGATACAGCCTACTTGACTCTGTACAACATCAGCTTCACTTCGCTGCCCATTCTGCTCTACAGTCTCATAGAGCAGCACATTAACATGGACATCTTGAAAAAGGACCCATCTCTCTATAG AGATATTGCTAAGAACTCTTTGCTGCGGTGGCCCATCTTCTTATATTGGACCATCCTGGGTGTGTATGATGCCATTGTGATGTTCTTTGGTGCCTACTTCCTGTTTGACAACACCACCTTCACCAGCAATGGACAG cTAATGACAACCAACACACAGATG ATGTTTGGAAACTGGACATTTGGGACGCTGGTCTTCACTGTGCTAGTCTTCACTGTTACATTCAAG TTGGTTCTAGATACTCATTACTGGACTTGGATCAACCATTTTGTCATCTGGGGCTCACTGATATTCTTTGTGGTATTCTCTCTGCTGTGGGGAGGAATTATCTG GCCTTTCCTCAACTACCAGAGGATGTACTATGTGTTCATGCAGATGTTGTCCAGTGGTCCGGCCTGGCTCAGCATAATCCTTCTTATAACAGCCAGTCTGCTGCCAGATGTGGTGAAGAAGGTAATCTGGAGAGCGCTGTGGCCCACCACAACTGAACGCATACAG AATAAGCGCCGGTGCCTTGCCTCCGAGCCCTCCACCATCTTTATGCTGTCTCAGACTTCCAGCAGAATCAGTTTCTAA
- the atp11a gene encoding probable phospholipid-transporting ATPase IH isoform X6, with amino-acid sequence MGVDFSTLRTLISRYCVGEENWVDSRTIFIGHKEPPPGTEAFIQQRFPDNRIVSSKYTFLNFVPKNMFEQFRRVANFYFLIIFLVQLIIDTPTSPITSGLPLFFVITVTAIKQGYEDWLRHKADNAINQCPVHVVENGKVVGKQSRKLRVGDVIFMKENETFPCDLILLSTSRDDGTCYVTTASLDGESSHKTYYAVQDTKAYNTEEEVDTIHATIECEQPQPDLYKFVGRINIYMDNEPVARPLGAENLLLRGATLKNTAHIYAVAIYTGMETKMALNYQSKTQKRSAVEKSMNAYLVVYLCILIGKALINTGLKYAWQADPNRDEPWYNDRTEAERGRHIVIRAFTDFLAFMVLFNYIIPVSMYVTVEMQKFLGSYFIMWDDEMFDKELGERAVVNTSDLNEELGQVEYVFTDKTGTLTENNMEFIECCVDGHVYVPHAICNGQVMPGATGMDMIDTSPGPGAREHEELFFRALCLCHTVQVKEEETVDGIKHGIHQGKSTSFYISSSPDEVALVEGMKRLGFTYLRLKDSHMEILNREDEIERFELLEVLTFDSVRRRMSVIVRSSSGELYLFCKGADSAIFPRVISGKVDQVRARVEHNAVEGLRTLCVAYRPLSPEQYQEVCHLLNGAKLALQDRDKRLAEAYDIIEKDLILLGATAVEDRLQEKAADTIESLHKAGMKVWVLTGDKMETAAATCYASKLFRRNTQILELTTKRTEEQSLHDVLFDLSRTVLRQPDAMTDTFSSLSGDCTDYGLIIDGATLSAVMRPTQEDSISGNYKEIFLEICRNCSAVLCCRMAPLQKAQIVKLIKASKEHPITLAIGDGANDVSMILEAHVGIGIMGKEGRQAVRNSDYAIPKFKHLKKMLLVHGHYYYIRISELVQYFFYKNVCFIFPQFLYQFFCGFSQQPLYDTAYLTLYNISFTSLPILLYSLIEQHINMDILKKDPSLYRDIAKNSLLRWPIFLYWTILGVYDAIVMFFGAYFLFDNTTFTSNGQMFGNWTFGTLVFTVLVFTVTFKLVLDTHYWTWINHFVIWGSLIFFVVFSLLWGGIIWPFLNYQRMYYVFMQMLSSGPAWLSIILLITASLLPDVVKKVIWRALWPTTTERIQNKRRCLASEPSTIFMLSQTSSRISF; translated from the exons TTTGTTATCACAGTCACAGCCATTAAACAG GGTTATGAGGACTGGTTGAGACACAAAGCAGACAACGCAATCAACCAGTGTCCCGTCCACGTGGTGGAGAACGGGAAAGTGGTCGGCAAACAAAGTCGCAAGCTCAGG GTTGGAGACGTCATCTTCATGAAAGAAAATGAGACTTTTCCCTGCGACCTCATCCTTCTTTCCACGTCTCGAGATGATGGGACCTGCTATGTTACTACAGCCAGTCTTGACGGAGAGAGCAGCCACAAG ACATACTATGCAGTTCAGGACACCAAAGCTTACAACACCGAGGAGGAGGTAGACACCATCCACGCTACTATAGAATGTGAACAACCACAGCCGGACCTATACAA ATTCGTTGGCCGTATCAACATCTACATGGACAATGAGCCAGTGGCCAG GCCATTAGGAGCAGAGAACCTGCTGCTTCGAGGAGCCACACTCAAGAACACTGCACACATATATG CGGTTGCCATCTACACTGGCATGGAAACCAAGATGGCTCTCAACTACCAGTCCAAGACTCAGAAACGGTCCGCAGTGGAAAA GTCAATGAATGCCTACCTGGTGGTCTACCTGTGCATTCTCATCGGCAAGGCCCTCATCAACACGGGGCTGAAATATGCGTGGCAGGCCGACCCCAACAGAGACGAGCCCTGGTACAACGACAGAacagaagcagagagagggagacacatT gtGATCAGGGCATTCACAGACTTCTTGGCCTTCATGGTTCTTTTCAACTATATCATCCCAGTCTCCATGTACGTCACTGTGGAAATGCAGAAGTTCCTGGGCTCCTATTTCATCATGTGGGATGATGAAATGTTTGACAAGGAGTTAGGAGAGAGAGCCGTGGTCAACACGTCGGACCTGAACGAGGAGCTGGGACAG GTGGAGTATGTGTTTACAGACAAGACAGGGACTCTGACAGAGAACAACATGGAGTTCATTGAGTGCTGTGTGGACGGACACGTTTATGTACCTCATGCTATCTGTAACGGACAG GTGATGCCTGGTGCAACAGGTATGGACATGATCGACACATCGCCAGGTCCTGGGGCCAGG GAGCACGAGGAGCTGTTTTTCCGGGCATTATGTTTGTGCCACACGGTGcaggtgaaggaggaggagacagTGGATGGGATCAAGCATGGCATCCACCAGGGCAAGTCCACTTCCTTCTACATCTCCTCATCTCCAGACGAGGTGGCGCTGGTGGAGGGCATGAAAag GCTCGGTTTCACCTATCTGAGACTCAAGGACAGTCACATGGAGATCTTAAACAGGGAGGATGAGATTGAGAG GTTTGAGCTGTTGGAGGTGTTGACATTCGACTCAGTCAGACGGAGGATGAGCGTCATTGTCAGGTCCAGCTCTG GTGAGCTCTATCTGTTCTGTAAAGGCGCAGACTCTGCCATCTTCCCCAGGGTTATATCAGGCAAAGTGGATCAGGTTAGAGCTCGGGTGGAGCACAATGCAGTG GAGGGTCTGAGGACACTTTGTGTTGCCTATCGGCCTCTGAGTCCCGAACAGTACCAGGAGGTTTGCCATTTGCTAAACGGGGCCAAGTTGGCACTACAGGACAGAGACAAACGACTAGCCGAGGCCTACGACATCATTGAGAAAGACCTGATACTGTTGGGAGCCACTGCTGTGGAGGACAG GCTCCAGGAAAAAGCGGCAGACACCATTGAGTCTCTCCACAAGGCAGGAATGAAGGTGTGGGTGCTGACCGGTGATAAGATGGAGACGGCGGCTGCCACCTGCTATGCCAGCAAGCTGTTTCGCCGCAACACCCAGATCTTGGAGCTAACCACCAAACGTACTGAAGAGCAGAGCCTTCACGATGTCCTGTTTGACCTGAGCAGGACCGTCCTGAGGCAACCGGACGCCATGACGGACACTTTC TCCAGTTTATCAGGTGACTGTACTGACTATGGTCTGATCATTGATGGAGCCACTCTTTCTGCGGTGATGAGGCCCACCCAGGAGGACTCAATTTCAGGGAACTACAAAGAGATCTTCCTAGAAATCTGCCGCAACTGCAGTGCCGTGCTCTGCTGTCGAATGGCACCGCTCCAGAAAGCACAG ATTGTGAAGCTGATTAAAGCCTCCAAGGAGCACCCGATCACGCTGGCCATTGGAGACGGAGCTAACGATGTCAGCATGATCCTAGAGGCCCATGTTGGCATTG GTATCATGGGTAAGGAGGGTCGTCAGGCAGTGAGGAACAGTGACTACGCCATCCCAAAGTTCAAACATCTCAAGAAAATGCTGCTTGTCCACGGACACTATTACTACATACGCATCTCTGAACTTGTGCAATACTTCTTCTACAAG aatgTCTGTTTCATCTTCCCTCAGTTCCTCTACCAGTTCTTCTGTGGCTTCTCAcaacag CCACTCTATGATACAGCCTACTTGACTCTGTACAACATCAGCTTCACTTCGCTGCCCATTCTGCTCTACAGTCTCATAGAGCAGCACATTAACATGGACATCTTGAAAAAGGACCCATCTCTCTATAG AGATATTGCTAAGAACTCTTTGCTGCGGTGGCCCATCTTCTTATATTGGACCATCCTGGGTGTGTATGATGCCATTGTGATGTTCTTTGGTGCCTACTTCCTGTTTGACAACACCACCTTCACCAGCAATGGACAG ATGTTTGGAAACTGGACATTTGGGACGCTGGTCTTCACTGTGCTAGTCTTCACTGTTACATTCAAG TTGGTTCTAGATACTCATTACTGGACTTGGATCAACCATTTTGTCATCTGGGGCTCACTGATATTCTTTGTGGTATTCTCTCTGCTGTGGGGAGGAATTATCTG GCCTTTCCTCAACTACCAGAGGATGTACTATGTGTTCATGCAGATGTTGTCCAGTGGTCCGGCCTGGCTCAGCATAATCCTTCTTATAACAGCCAGTCTGCTGCCAGATGTGGTGAAGAAGGTAATCTGGAGAGCGCTGTGGCCCACCACAACTGAACGCATACAG AATAAGCGCCGGTGCCTTGCCTCCGAGCCCTCCACCATCTTTATGCTGTCTCAGACTTCCAGCAGAATCAGTTTCTAA